Proteins from one Juglans microcarpa x Juglans regia isolate MS1-56 chromosome 6S, Jm3101_v1.0, whole genome shotgun sequence genomic window:
- the LOC121236526 gene encoding fructose-bisphosphate aldolase, cytoplasmic isozyme 1: MSAFVGKYTEELIKNARYIATPGKGILAADESTGTIGKRLASINVENIESNRQALRELLFTSPNALSRLSGVILFEETLYQKTSDGKPFVEVLQENNVVPGIKVDKGTVELAGTNGETTTQGFDSLGARCQQYYKAGARFAKWRAVLKIGANEPSELAIQQNAQGLARYAIICQENGLVPIVEPEILTDGTHDIKKCAAVTETVLAAVYKALNDHHVLLEGTLLKPNMVTPGSDSPKVPPEVIAEYTVTALHRTVPAAVPGIVFLSGGQSEEEATQNLNAMNRLEVLKPWTLSFSFGRALQQSTLKTWAGKKENVGKAQEVFLGRCEANSEATLGKYSGGSAGGLASESLFVKGYKY, encoded by the exons ATGTCGGCCTTTGTAGGAAAGTATACAG aggAGCTTATCAAGAATGCCAGGTACATTGCCACCCCTGGGAAGGGCATTTTGGCTGCTGACGAGAGCACCGGGACCATTGGCAAGCGTCTAGCCAGCATTAACGTGGAGAACATTGAATCCAACCGCCAAGCCCTGCGCGAGCTCCTCTTCACCTCCCCCAATGCCCTCTCCCGCCTCTCTGGTGTCATACTCTTCGAGGAGACCCTCTACCAAAAAACCTCAGATGGAAAGCCTTTCGTAGAAGTCCTTCAAGAAAACAACGTCGTTCCAGGTATCAAAGTAGACAAGGGCACAGTCGAGCTGGCCGGCACCAATGGCGAAACCACCACTCAAGGCTTTGACTCGCTTGGAGCTCGATGCCAGCAGTACTACAAGGCCGGTGCACGCTTTGCCAAGTGGCGTGCCGTCCTTAAGATTGGCGCTAACGAGCCCTCTGAATTGGCAATCCAACAAAATGCGCAAGGCTTGGCTCGCTATGCCATCATTTGTCAGGAGAATGGACTGGTTCCCATTGTTGAGCCTGAGATTTTAACTGACGGAACTCATGACATTAAGAAATGTGCTGCGGTAACCGAGACTGTGCTTGCAGCAGTTTACAAGGCACTGAATGATCATCATGTTCTCCTCGAAGGCACACTCCTAAAGCCAAACATGGTTACGCCAGGCTCTGATAGCCCAAAG GTACCACCCGAGGTGATTGCAGAGTACACAGTCACGGCACTCCACCGAACAGTCCCGGCCGCAGTACCGGGGATTGTGTTCTTGTCGGGTGGACAAAGCGAAGAAGAGGCAACACAAAATCTTAACGCAATGAATAGGTTGGAGGTGCTGAAGCCATGGACTCTATCATTCTCATTTGGGCGAGCATTACAGCAAAGCACGCTCAAGACATGGGCTGGAAAGAAGGAGAATGTGGGGAAAGCTCAGGAGGTATTCTTGGGGAGGTGCGAAGCCAATTCGGAGGCAACTCTTGGAAAGTATAGCGGGGGGAGTGCTGGTGGTTTGGCTTCAGAGAGTTTGTTTGTCAAGGGGTACAAATACTAG